The following proteins come from a genomic window of Legionella cherrii:
- a CDS encoding oxidative damage protection protein — MTRIVYCCKLKQEAEGLLKPPFPGTLGERVYNEVSKQAWNMWLTHQTMLINEYRLNLMEAKAREFLKEEMQKYFFGEGSEKPAGYTPK; from the coding sequence ATGACCAGAATAGTATATTGCTGTAAATTAAAACAAGAAGCTGAAGGCTTATTAAAACCACCCTTCCCCGGTACCTTAGGTGAACGGGTTTATAATGAAGTATCAAAACAGGCCTGGAATATGTGGTTAACCCACCAAACCATGCTCATCAATGAATACCGCCTGAATTTAATGGAAGCTAAAGCACGCGAGTTTTTAAAAGAAGAAATGCAAAAATATTTTTTTGGTGAGGGCTCTGAAAAACCCGCTGGTTACACACCTAAATAA